One genomic region from Pseudomonas hormoni encodes:
- a CDS encoding 1-aminocyclopropane-1-carboxylate deaminase/D-cysteine desulfhydrase translates to MLLPPSDWLPQAPLELLQLDWLTRSGIEVAILRLDRVDPLISGNKWFKLIEHLKAADLAGAKGIISLGGAHSNHLHALAAAGKRFGFNTVGLLRGHPQETPTIKDLQAFGMQLHWLGYGGYRARHESGFWESWREQYPDLLPVPEGGGGLPGAKGCMQLKTGVREQLNGLGWNGYDGWWLACGTGTTLAGLVLAEAGEHPVYGALAVPDDHGVAQQVESIVQEAGLHDPVYELFDASRGGFAKVDPLLLDFIAQTEQASGIPLEPLYTGKALLALKQHVEAGRFAKGTRLIFIHTGGLQGRRGFNPQT, encoded by the coding sequence ATGCTTCTCCCTCCCAGTGACTGGCTACCCCAAGCCCCACTCGAACTTCTGCAACTTGATTGGCTAACCCGATCAGGCATCGAAGTCGCCATCCTGCGCCTCGACCGAGTCGACCCGCTGATCAGCGGCAACAAGTGGTTCAAGCTCATCGAACACCTCAAAGCAGCCGACCTCGCCGGTGCCAAAGGCATTATCAGCCTGGGCGGAGCTCACTCCAATCATCTGCATGCACTGGCGGCTGCTGGCAAACGCTTCGGGTTCAACACGGTGGGTTTGCTGCGCGGTCATCCGCAAGAAACCCCTACGATTAAAGACTTGCAAGCATTCGGCATGCAGTTGCACTGGCTGGGTTATGGCGGTTATCGCGCGCGGCATGAATCTGGTTTTTGGGAATCCTGGCGGGAGCAATACCCCGATCTGCTTCCAGTGCCTGAAGGCGGCGGAGGATTGCCGGGCGCAAAGGGCTGCATGCAGTTGAAAACAGGGGTTCGCGAGCAACTGAACGGTCTGGGCTGGAACGGCTACGACGGTTGGTGGCTGGCCTGCGGAACCGGCACCACGCTGGCCGGCCTGGTACTGGCCGAAGCGGGGGAGCATCCGGTTTACGGCGCGCTGGCAGTGCCCGACGACCATGGTGTGGCGCAGCAGGTCGAATCGATCGTGCAGGAAGCAGGCTTGCACGATCCGGTCTATGAACTGTTTGACGCCAGTCGCGGCGGTTTCGCCAAAGTCGATCCGCTGTTACTGGATTTCATCGCGCAGACCGAACAGGCCAGCGGCATTCCCCTCGAACCGCTGTATACCGGCAAAGCGCTGCTGGCGCTCAAGCAGCACGTCGAAGCGGGCAGATTTGCAAAGGGCACGCGCCTGATTTTCATCCACACCGGCGGCTTGCAGGGCCGCCGCGGATTCAATCCACAGACCTGA
- a CDS encoding LysR family transcriptional regulator, with the protein MSVSHAQLKAFHAVAVHGSFTKAAERLFLTQPAISDQVRKLEERFGVLLFHRNKRSVRLTDLGERLLGITQRLFVIEAEAQELLQDSQALQTGSLILAVDAPVHVLPQIARFCERYPGISVKIETGNTDESLFRLFNYQADLALLGREVSDERLISLPLRNDPMVAFVSRNHPWADRESICLADLDDTPLVLREIGSVTRQTLEEEMASAGFRIRPAIQVEGREAAREAVVVGIGVGVVSAAEFGADSRVCALPITDCTRRLTETLVCLREQSSRRVVATFLEMVRESLV; encoded by the coding sequence ATGTCGGTTTCCCACGCCCAGCTCAAAGCCTTCCACGCCGTGGCCGTTCACGGAAGCTTCACCAAAGCCGCCGAGCGGCTTTTTCTCACCCAACCGGCGATTTCCGACCAGGTGCGCAAACTCGAAGAACGCTTTGGCGTGTTGCTGTTCCACCGCAACAAACGTTCGGTGCGCCTGACCGATCTGGGTGAACGCTTGCTCGGCATCACCCAGCGGCTGTTTGTCATCGAGGCCGAGGCGCAGGAGTTGTTGCAGGACTCCCAGGCGTTGCAGACCGGCAGCCTGATTCTGGCGGTGGATGCGCCGGTGCATGTGCTGCCGCAGATTGCGCGGTTCTGCGAGCGTTACCCCGGCATCAGCGTGAAAATCGAAACCGGCAACACCGATGAATCGCTGTTTCGGCTGTTCAACTATCAGGCTGACCTGGCGTTGCTTGGGCGTGAAGTCAGCGATGAACGATTGATCTCGCTGCCGCTGCGTAACGACCCGATGGTCGCGTTTGTTTCGCGCAATCATCCGTGGGCCGACCGCGAGTCGATCTGCCTGGCGGACCTCGACGACACGCCGCTGGTGTTGCGGGAAATCGGCTCGGTGACGCGTCAGACACTGGAAGAGGAAATGGCCAGCGCCGGTTTCCGGATTCGCCCGGCGATTCAGGTTGAAGGTCGGGAAGCGGCGCGTGAGGCGGTGGTCGTGGGGATCGGGGTGGGCGTGGTCTCGGCCGCGGAATTTGGCGCGGATTCGCGGGTGTGTGCGTTGCCGATTACCGATTGCACACGGCGGCTGACGGAGACGCTGGTGTGCTTGCGCGAGCAGAGTTCGCGGCGGGTGGTGGCGACGTTTCTGGAGATGGTGCGCGAGAGTCTGGTGTAG
- a CDS encoding FAD-dependent oxidoreductase, producing MTAAHYPHLLAPLDLGFTTLRNRTLMGSMHTGLEEKPGGFERMAAYFAERARGGVGLMVTGGIGPNDEGGVYSGAAKLTTEEEALKHQIVTRAVHEAGGKICMQILHAGRYAYSPKQVAPSAIQAPINPFKPKELDEEGIEKQISDFVTCSALAQKAEYDGVEIMGSEGYFINQFLAAHTNHRTDRWGGSYENRMRLPVEIVRRVREAVGPNFIIIFRLSMLDLVEGGSTWEEIVTLAKAIEQAGATIINTGIGWHEARIPTIATKVPRGAFSKVTAKLRGSVSIPLITTNRINTPEVAEQILAEGDADMVSMARPFLADPDFVNKAAAGRADEINTCIGCNQACLDHTFGGKLTTCLVNPRACHETELNYLPVQQLKKIAVVGAGPAGLSAATVAAERGHQVTLFDSASEIGGQFNIAKRVPGKEEFFETLRYFNRKLQTTNVEVCLNTRVDVAKLVEGGYDEIILATGIAPRTPAIPGVENAKVLSYLDVILERKPVGKRVAVIGAGGIGFDVSEFLVHQGVATSLDREAFWKEWGIDTHLEARGGVAGVKAELHAPAREVFLLQRKKTKVGDGLGKTTGWIHRTGLKNKQVQMLNSVEYLKIDDEGLHIRIGETGEPQVLAVDNIVICAGQDPLRELQDGLVAAGQNVHLIGGADVAAELDAKRAINQGSRLAAQL from the coding sequence ATGACCGCCGCTCATTACCCGCACCTGTTGGCCCCGCTGGACCTGGGTTTTACCACGCTGCGCAACCGTACCCTGATGGGGTCGATGCACACCGGTCTCGAGGAGAAACCCGGCGGTTTCGAGCGCATGGCCGCCTACTTCGCCGAACGTGCCCGTGGTGGCGTTGGCCTGATGGTCACGGGCGGTATCGGCCCGAACGACGAAGGCGGCGTGTATTCCGGCGCGGCCAAGCTGACCACTGAAGAAGAAGCGCTCAAACACCAGATCGTGACCCGCGCGGTGCACGAAGCGGGCGGCAAGATCTGCATGCAGATTCTTCACGCCGGTCGTTATGCCTACAGCCCGAAACAGGTTGCGCCGAGCGCCATTCAGGCGCCGATCAACCCGTTCAAGCCCAAGGAGCTGGACGAGGAAGGCATCGAGAAGCAGATCAGCGATTTCGTGACCTGCTCGGCCCTGGCGCAAAAAGCCGAGTACGACGGCGTCGAGATCATGGGCTCCGAAGGTTATTTCATTAACCAGTTCCTCGCGGCCCACACCAACCATCGCACTGACCGCTGGGGCGGCAGTTACGAAAACCGCATGCGCCTGCCGGTGGAAATCGTCCGTCGTGTGCGCGAAGCCGTTGGCCCGAATTTCATCATTATCTTCCGCCTGTCGATGCTCGACCTGGTAGAGGGCGGCAGCACCTGGGAAGAAATCGTGACGCTGGCCAAGGCCATTGAGCAGGCCGGTGCGACGATCATCAACACCGGTATCGGCTGGCACGAAGCACGGATTCCGACCATTGCCACCAAAGTGCCGCGCGGGGCGTTCAGCAAAGTCACCGCCAAGTTGCGTGGTTCGGTGAGCATTCCGCTGATCACCACCAACCGCATCAACACCCCGGAAGTCGCCGAGCAGATTCTGGCCGAGGGCGATGCCGACATGGTTTCCATGGCGCGGCCGTTCCTCGCCGACCCGGACTTCGTCAACAAGGCCGCCGCTGGTCGTGCCGATGAAATCAACACCTGCATCGGTTGCAACCAGGCGTGCCTCGATCACACGTTTGGCGGCAAGTTGACCACGTGCCTGGTGAACCCGCGGGCCTGCCATGAGACAGAACTCAATTACCTGCCGGTGCAGCAGCTCAAGAAGATCGCTGTGGTCGGTGCCGGCCCTGCGGGTCTGTCTGCTGCAACCGTGGCTGCCGAACGTGGACATCAGGTGACGTTGTTCGATTCGGCCAGCGAAATCGGCGGCCAGTTCAACATCGCCAAGCGCGTGCCGGGCAAGGAAGAGTTCTTTGAAACCCTGCGCTACTTCAACCGCAAACTGCAAACCACCAACGTCGAGGTCTGCCTGAACACCCGCGTCGACGTGGCGAAACTGGTGGAAGGCGGTTACGACGAAATCATCCTCGCTACGGGCATTGCGCCTCGCACGCCGGCGATTCCGGGCGTCGAGAACGCCAAGGTGCTGAGCTACCTGGACGTCATCCTTGAGCGCAAACCGGTGGGCAAACGTGTCGCGGTCATCGGCGCGGGCGGTATCGGTTTTGACGTGTCGGAGTTCCTGGTGCATCAAGGCGTAGCCACCAGCCTCGACCGCGAAGCCTTCTGGAAAGAATGGGGCATCGACACCCATCTGGAAGCACGCGGCGGTGTGGCCGGCGTCAAGGCCGAACTGCATGCACCGGCCCGTGAAGTGTTCCTGCTGCAACGCAAGAAAACCAAGGTCGGCGACGGCCTGGGCAAAACCACTGGCTGGATTCACCGTACCGGCCTGAAGAACAAGCAAGTGCAGATGCTCAACAGCGTCGAATACCTGAAGATCGATGACGAAGGCTTGCACATCCGCATCGGTGAAACCGGCGAGCCGCAAGTGCTGGCGGTGGACAACATCGTGATCTGCGCCGGGCAGGATCCGCTGCGTGAGTTGCAGGACGGGCTGGTCGCAGCCGGGCAGAACGTGCATTTGATTGGCGGCGCGGATGTGGCGGCGGAGCTGGATGCGAAGCGGGCGATCAATCAGGGCTCGCGGTTGGCTGCGCAGTTGTAA
- a CDS encoding LysR substrate-binding domain-containing protein — MNLFQLRAFDAVAREGSFTRAAARLFISQPAVTGHIKALEEHYQITLLRRTARRVELTEEGTKLAAITRAMFGLAEEAQVMLEANRQLLTGRLEVAADGPHMVMPMLASLRARYPGITVNLRLGNAQETLAALLSEHADVAVLTEVEPRKGLHLQALSESRICALVPDSHPWAHRSKGVPLKELDQVIMVLREPSSITRRTFDEACVQAKVNPRVLLELDSREAVTEAVAAELGGGGVSSVEVSHDPRVAAVPIIGEGLVNRHMIGCMERRRDLRLIQAFIELAPV, encoded by the coding sequence ATGAACCTGTTCCAGCTCCGCGCCTTCGATGCGGTGGCCCGCGAAGGCAGCTTCACCCGTGCCGCCGCGCGGCTGTTCATCAGCCAGCCGGCGGTCACCGGGCATATCAAGGCGTTGGAGGAGCACTACCAGATCACCTTGCTGCGGCGAACGGCGCGACGGGTGGAGCTGACGGAGGAGGGCACCAAACTCGCAGCGATCACACGGGCGATGTTTGGTCTGGCTGAAGAGGCGCAAGTGATGCTCGAGGCCAATCGGCAGTTGCTCACTGGCCGCCTGGAAGTGGCGGCGGACGGGCCGCACATGGTCATGCCGATGCTGGCCAGTTTGCGGGCGCGGTATCCGGGGATCACCGTGAACCTGCGCCTGGGCAATGCCCAGGAAACCCTGGCGGCGCTGTTGTCGGAGCATGCCGACGTGGCGGTGCTGACCGAGGTCGAGCCGCGAAAGGGCTTGCATTTGCAGGCACTGAGCGAGTCGCGGATTTGTGCGCTGGTGCCGGATAGTCATCCTTGGGCGCACCGTTCGAAGGGCGTGCCGCTCAAGGAGCTGGATCAGGTGATCATGGTGTTGCGCGAACCGAGTTCGATTACCCGGCGTACGTTTGATGAGGCGTGTGTTCAGGCGAAGGTGAACCCGCGGGTGTTGCTGGAGCTGGACAGTCGCGAGGCCGTGACCGAGGCCGTCGCGGCGGAGTTGGGGGGGGGGGGGGTGTCATCGGTGGAAGTCAGCCATGACCCTCGGGTGGCGGCGGTGCCGATTATTGGTGAGGGGTTGGTAAACCGGCACATGATCGGGTGTATGGAGCGGCGTAGAGATTTGCGTTTGATACAGGCGTTTATTGAGTTGGCGCCAGTCTAA
- a CDS encoding AraC family transcriptional regulator has product MKPLPVRLGDLSVGFVHSLADAVRSHGLDPQPLLDQYGLDPARLSEACARLSIPRYMRLGHGAIQLTNNPALGLRMGQLSRLSQAGLAGVTAAQAPTVREAARCLIRFEALYGSNYRGQSSFHEDAQGAWLRFYSISPYNAYNRFVVDSILAGWLQQLSSVSPVPLSAERIEIEFDEPDYRDAYAVLGDCPIQFGAEQNQLRLSLASLAQRNPLHCPSTWRHLLQLCERELEQLTRTRSLRERITQLLGPLLNGGREPDLEEVAARLKLPTWTLRRKLAEEGTQFRAILNDTRRDLAMTYIRDTELAFGEIAYLLGFASAEAFQRAFKRWSGQTPGEFRRSHRQTA; this is encoded by the coding sequence ATGAAACCGTTGCCGGTGCGTCTGGGCGATTTGTCGGTAGGCTTTGTTCATAGCCTGGCCGACGCTGTGCGCAGCCACGGCCTGGACCCTCAGCCCCTCCTCGATCAATATGGCCTCGACCCGGCTCGCCTCAGCGAAGCCTGCGCCCGACTCTCGATCCCGCGCTACATGCGCCTGGGCCATGGCGCGATTCAACTGACCAACAACCCGGCGCTGGGTTTGCGCATGGGCCAGCTCAGCCGCCTGAGCCAGGCCGGTCTGGCCGGGGTCACCGCCGCGCAGGCGCCAACGGTACGGGAAGCGGCGCGCTGCCTGATTCGCTTCGAAGCCTTGTACGGTTCCAACTATCGCGGCCAATCGAGCTTTCATGAAGACGCCCAAGGCGCCTGGCTGCGGTTCTATTCCATCAGCCCTTACAACGCCTACAACCGCTTCGTGGTGGATTCGATCCTTGCCGGATGGTTGCAGCAATTGTCCAGCGTCAGCCCTGTTCCCTTGAGCGCCGAGCGCATCGAAATCGAGTTCGATGAACCGGATTACCGAGATGCGTATGCGGTATTGGGTGATTGCCCAATCCAGTTCGGCGCCGAACAGAACCAGCTGCGTCTGAGCCTGGCCAGCCTCGCCCAGCGCAACCCGCTGCACTGCCCCAGTACCTGGCGGCACCTGCTGCAACTGTGTGAACGGGAACTTGAACAACTGACACGCACCCGCAGCCTGCGTGAACGCATCACTCAGTTACTGGGGCCGTTGCTCAATGGTGGCCGGGAACCCGACCTGGAAGAAGTGGCGGCACGCCTGAAGCTGCCTACCTGGACCTTGCGCCGCAAACTCGCCGAGGAAGGCACGCAGTTTCGTGCAATTCTCAACGACACCCGTCGCGACCTGGCCATGACCTACATTCGCGATACCGAACTGGCGTTCGGTGAAATCGCCTACCTGCTGGGCTTTGCCTCAGCCGAAGCGTTTCAACGCGCTTTCAAACGCTGGAGCGGTCAGACACCCGGCGAATTTCGCCGCAGTCACCGCCAAACAGCCTGA
- a CDS encoding MFS transporter, with the protein MNKHIGTIKRWRVQIFAITWLAYAAFYFTRKAFSVAKLGIAEDPTFTLDKMAMANLDAIYLAAYAIGQFTWGILADRFGPRVVVLGGLLISAAAALVMGSFATLPIFATCMLIQGLAQSTGWSGLCKNIGSFFPAEQRGRVLGLWSSCYAFGGLVASPFAGWWAYTLIGSWHAAFISSAAVVGLVAVLFFIFQRNKPEDVGLPAVEPEPELTAEEAYAQSKISVLEPLKEILRNRTVLILGLAYFLLKPARYAILLWGPVIVFEQMPTVGKVGAAIIPTAFELAGLLGPILLGLASDKLFGARRMPACVISLLALTISLALFMGALHTGSVMLVVALLFVMGLTLYGPDSMISGAAAIDFGTAKAGATSAGFVNGCGSVGAILGGLLPGYFDSVTVFIIFAGCALFSALVLIPYWNSRPAGLQAKSAFVPNRPMSVKPLRT; encoded by the coding sequence ATGAACAAGCACATCGGCACCATCAAGCGTTGGCGCGTGCAGATCTTCGCGATCACCTGGCTCGCCTACGCCGCTTTCTACTTCACCCGCAAAGCGTTTTCCGTGGCCAAACTGGGGATCGCCGAAGACCCCACGTTCACCCTCGACAAAATGGCCATGGCCAACCTCGACGCCATCTACCTCGCCGCTTACGCCATCGGCCAATTCACCTGGGGCATCCTGGCCGACCGCTTTGGTCCGCGGGTCGTGGTGCTCGGCGGCCTGCTGATTTCCGCTGCCGCAGCGCTGGTGATGGGCAGCTTCGCCACGTTACCGATTTTCGCCACCTGCATGCTGATTCAAGGCCTGGCTCAGTCCACCGGATGGTCGGGGTTGTGCAAGAACATCGGCAGTTTCTTCCCCGCCGAACAGCGCGGGCGGGTGCTCGGTTTATGGAGTTCCTGCTACGCCTTTGGCGGGCTCGTGGCTTCGCCGTTTGCCGGTTGGTGGGCGTACACGCTCATCGGCAGCTGGCACGCGGCGTTCATTTCCAGTGCGGCGGTGGTTGGGCTGGTCGCCGTGCTGTTTTTTATTTTTCAACGCAACAAACCGGAAGACGTCGGCTTGCCGGCGGTGGAGCCTGAGCCCGAGCTGACCGCCGAGGAGGCGTACGCTCAAAGCAAGATCAGCGTGCTGGAACCGCTGAAGGAAATCCTGCGCAACCGCACGGTGCTGATTCTCGGGCTCGCGTATTTCCTGCTGAAACCGGCGCGCTACGCGATTCTGCTGTGGGGGCCGGTGATCGTTTTCGAGCAGATGCCGACGGTGGGTAAAGTCGGTGCGGCGATCATCCCGACAGCGTTCGAACTGGCCGGGCTGCTTGGGCCGATCCTGCTCGGGCTGGCCTCGGACAAACTGTTCGGTGCCCGGCGCATGCCGGCCTGCGTTATCAGTTTGCTCGCGCTGACCATTTCCCTGGCGTTGTTCATGGGCGCCTTGCACACCGGCAGCGTGATGTTGGTGGTGGCGTTGTTGTTCGTCATGGGCCTGACCTTATACGGGCCGGACTCGATGATCAGCGGCGCGGCGGCCATCGATTTCGGCACCGCCAAGGCCGGCGCAACGTCGGCAGGCTTCGTCAACGGTTGCGGCTCCGTCGGGGCGATTCTCGGCGGCTTGCTGCCGGGCTACTTCGACTCGGTCACCGTGTTCATCATCTTCGCCGGCTGCGCGTTGTTCTCCGCGCTGGTGCTGATCCCTTACTGGAACAGCCGCCCGGCTGGCCTGCAGGCCAAAAGTGCGTTCGTGCCTAACCGGCCGATGAGTGTCAAACCCCTGCGTACCTGA
- a CDS encoding cytochrome b produces MPWKNSDSRYSTVSITLHWLMLVLLALVYACIEFRGIFPKGSGGRTLITESHFMLGLTVFVLVWLRLFARSLGPAPQIFPASPHWQTTLARLMHWALYIFMIAMPILGWLVTSAKGHQVMFYGFDLPLLVSEDKALARQIEGWHVLGGTIGYWLIGLHAVAGIYHHYVVGDNTLLRMMPKRG; encoded by the coding sequence ATGCCCTGGAAAAACTCCGATTCACGCTACAGCACCGTGTCGATCACACTGCACTGGTTGATGCTGGTCCTGCTGGCGCTGGTGTACGCCTGCATCGAATTTCGCGGGATCTTTCCAAAAGGCAGCGGCGGCCGAACGCTGATCACCGAATCGCACTTCATGCTGGGGTTGACGGTATTCGTGCTGGTCTGGCTCAGATTGTTCGCCCGCAGCCTCGGCCCGGCACCGCAGATCTTCCCCGCCTCCCCGCACTGGCAAACCACGCTCGCCAGGTTGATGCACTGGGCGTTGTACATTTTCATGATCGCGATGCCGATACTGGGTTGGCTGGTCACCAGCGCCAAGGGTCATCAGGTGATGTTCTATGGCTTTGACTTGCCGCTGCTGGTGTCAGAGGACAAGGCGCTGGCCAGGCAGATTGAAGGCTGGCACGTGCTCGGCGGCACCATTGGTTACTGGTTGATCGGGCTGCACGCCGTGGCGGGGATTTATCACCACTATGTGGTGGGTGATAACACCTTGTTGCGGATGATGCCCAAGCGCGGCTGA
- the phnX gene encoding phosphonoacetaldehyde hydrolase yields the protein MNYTNPTKLQAAILDWAGTVVDFGSFAPTQIFVEAFAEFDVQVSIEEARGPMGMGKWDHIRTLCDQPAVAERYRKAFGRTPTDDDVTAIYQRFMPLQIEKIAEHSALIPGALDTIANLRQQGIKIGSCSGYPKQVMDKVVELAATNGYIADHVVATDEVPNGRPWPAQALANVIALGIDDVAACVKIDDTVPGILEGRRAGMWTVALICSGNALGLDYEGYRALGSDQLASERKRIHALFEGSRPHYMIDTITDLPEVIADINKRLAKGEMPQTD from the coding sequence ATGAACTACACCAACCCAACCAAACTCCAGGCCGCCATCCTCGACTGGGCCGGCACCGTGGTCGACTTCGGCTCGTTCGCCCCCACGCAGATTTTTGTCGAGGCCTTCGCCGAATTCGACGTCCAGGTGTCCATCGAAGAAGCCCGTGGCCCCATGGGCATGGGCAAGTGGGACCACATCCGCACCCTGTGCGATCAGCCGGCAGTCGCCGAACGCTATCGCAAGGCATTCGGCCGCACGCCGACCGACGATGACGTCACCGCCATCTACCAACGCTTCATGCCGCTGCAGATCGAGAAAATCGCCGAGCACTCGGCACTGATTCCGGGCGCGCTGGATACCATTGCCAACCTGCGCCAACAAGGAATCAAGATCGGCTCGTGCTCCGGCTACCCGAAACAGGTCATGGACAAAGTGGTCGAACTGGCCGCCACCAACGGATACATCGCCGATCACGTGGTCGCCACCGACGAAGTGCCTAACGGTCGCCCATGGCCGGCTCAGGCGTTGGCCAACGTCATCGCCCTGGGCATCGACGATGTCGCCGCGTGTGTGAAGATCGACGACACCGTGCCGGGCATTCTCGAAGGCCGTCGCGCCGGTATGTGGACCGTTGCGCTGATCTGCTCGGGCAACGCGCTGGGCCTGGACTACGAAGGTTATCGCGCCCTCGGCAGTGATCAACTGGCCAGCGAACGCAAGCGCATCCACGCGCTGTTCGAAGGCTCGCGCCCGCACTACATGATCGACACCATCACCGATTTGCCGGAAGTGATCGCCGACATCAACAAGCGTCTGGCCAAAGGTGAGATGCCGCAAACCGACTGA
- a CDS encoding nitrilase-related carbon-nitrogen hydrolase, which yields MRKLLYLTFSMALIAALTTYAMWAADRPVGHYLSDLRIDLAIDQGTPADRGNLLGIQPELFPTDYQSAERLHRKLAAYLQKAQEQGLLNEKTIVVLPEHVGTWLMVSGEKDELYQANTIKEAMNWLAVSNPLKFVRALISAKGDNRLDDAHLRMKAKGMAKEYQALFGGLAKEFHVTLVAGSIVLPEPSIIDGSLKIGRGALYNSSVVFGRDGLPIGQPQRQMHPIFAEHDVIKANGEHTLNVVDTPAGRLGVLIGSDSWYPDNYRKLDDQGAKLVAVPAFVSGRGTWDKPWRGYKGLSTPGSVSLKAGELSEGQAWHRLTLTAQPPSSQAIAGMSVFLRGQFWDQGSAGQSFLSSNGQHFAGGNVRGARLLNLWL from the coding sequence ATGCGCAAACTTCTGTACCTGACCTTCTCCATGGCATTGATTGCCGCCCTGACGACCTACGCCATGTGGGCCGCGGACCGTCCGGTGGGTCATTACCTGTCGGACCTGCGGATCGATCTCGCCATCGATCAGGGCACGCCTGCCGATCGCGGCAACCTGCTGGGCATCCAGCCGGAACTGTTTCCCACCGACTACCAAAGCGCCGAGCGCCTGCACCGCAAACTCGCGGCCTATCTGCAGAAAGCCCAGGAACAGGGCCTGTTGAATGAAAAAACCATCGTCGTGCTGCCCGAACATGTCGGCACCTGGTTGATGGTCAGTGGCGAAAAGGACGAGCTGTACCAGGCCAACACCATCAAGGAAGCCATGAACTGGCTGGCGGTGAGCAATCCCTTGAAGTTCGTCCGCGCCCTGATCAGCGCCAAGGGCGACAACCGCCTGGACGATGCGCACCTGCGCATGAAAGCCAAAGGCATGGCCAAGGAGTACCAGGCACTGTTCGGTGGTCTGGCGAAAGAATTTCACGTGACACTGGTGGCGGGCTCCATCGTGTTGCCCGAGCCGAGCATCATCGACGGCAGCCTGAAAATCGGCCGCGGCGCGCTGTACAACAGCAGCGTGGTGTTCGGTCGCGATGGTCTGCCGATTGGCCAGCCACAGCGCCAGATGCATCCGATTTTCGCCGAGCACGATGTGATCAAGGCCAATGGCGAACACACGCTCAACGTCGTCGACACCCCGGCCGGGCGCCTTGGTGTGCTGATTGGCAGCGACAGTTGGTACCCGGATAACTACCGCAAACTCGACGATCAGGGCGCAAAGCTGGTTGCGGTCCCGGCGTTCGTCAGCGGTCGCGGTACCTGGGACAAGCCATGGCGCGGTTACAAAGGTTTGTCGACGCCCGGCTCCGTCAGTCTCAAAGCCGGCGAGCTCAGCGAAGGCCAGGCCTGGCATCGCCTGACACTGACCGCTCAACCACCCAGCAGCCAGGCCATTGCCGGCATGAGTGTGTTCCTGCGCGGGCAGTTCTGGGACCAGGGCAGCGCCGGGCAAAGCTTTCTCAGCAGCAACGGGCAGCATTTCGCCGGTGGCAATGTCCGTGGCGCGCGACTGCTGAACCTCTGGTTGTAA
- a CDS encoding 2-aminoethylphosphonate--pyruvate transaminase, whose amino-acid sequence MSTAEPILLTPGPLTTSARTRQAMMVDWGSWDDRFNQLTASLCEQLLAIINGGDSHHCVPLQGSGTFAVEAAIGTLVPRDGKVLVLINGAYGKRLAKICEVLGRAFSTFETAEDEPTTAADVDRLLRADTSITHVALIHCETSTGILNPLPEIAQVIAQHGKRLIIDAMSSFGALPVDAQQVPFDALIAASGKCLEGVPGMGFVFARKEALANAAGNSHSLAMDLFDQHTYMAKTGQWRFTPPTHVVAALHEALLQYNEEGGLPARHQRYADNCKVLLDDMAKLGLRSFLPAAIQAPIIVTFHAPKDPRYQFKEFYERVKAKGFILYPGKLTQVETFRVGCIGHVNQAEMHAAVAAVAEVLREMEVLEI is encoded by the coding sequence ATGAGTACTGCCGAACCCATCCTGCTCACCCCCGGCCCGTTGACTACTTCGGCCCGCACCCGTCAGGCGATGATGGTCGACTGGGGTTCATGGGATGACCGCTTCAATCAACTGACCGCCAGCCTCTGCGAACAATTGCTGGCGATCATCAACGGCGGCGACAGCCACCATTGCGTGCCCTTGCAAGGCAGCGGCACCTTCGCGGTCGAAGCGGCAATTGGCACGCTGGTGCCTCGCGACGGCAAAGTCCTGGTGCTGATAAACGGCGCCTACGGCAAACGCCTGGCGAAAATCTGCGAAGTGCTCGGCCGCGCCTTCAGCACGTTTGAAACCGCCGAAGACGAACCGACCACCGCTGCCGACGTCGACCGTCTGCTGCGAGCCGATACCAGCATCACTCACGTCGCGCTGATTCACTGCGAAACCAGCACCGGCATCCTCAACCCGCTGCCGGAAATCGCCCAGGTCATTGCGCAACACGGCAAACGCCTGATCATCGACGCCATGAGTTCTTTCGGCGCGCTGCCGGTGGATGCGCAACAGGTGCCGTTCGACGCGCTGATCGCCGCCTCGGGCAAATGCCTGGAAGGCGTACCGGGGATGGGTTTCGTCTTCGCTCGCAAAGAAGCACTGGCGAACGCCGCGGGTAACTCGCACTCCCTGGCGATGGACCTTTTCGACCAGCACACCTACATGGCCAAGACCGGTCAGTGGCGCTTCACCCCGCCGACCCACGTGGTCGCGGCACTGCACGAAGCCCTGCTGCAATACAACGAAGAAGGTGGCTTGCCGGCTCGGCATCAGCGCTACGCCGACAACTGCAAAGTGCTGCTCGATGACATGGCCAAACTCGGCTTGCGCAGCTTCCTGCCCGCCGCCATTCAGGCACCGATCATCGTCACTTTCCACGCGCCGAAAGACCCGCGCTACCAGTTCAAGGAATTCTACGAACGCGTCAAGGCCAAGGGTTTCATCCTCTACCCCGGCAAATTGACCCAGGTCGAAACCTTCCGCGTCGGCTGCATCGGCCACGTCAACCAGGCCGAGATGCACGCGGCCGTGGCGGCGGTGGCTGAAGTGCTGCGCGAGATGGAAGTGCTCGAAATCTGA